The sequence ATCATTACTTCCCGGACGGAAAATCCTCGATCGCGGTGGCGGCGGTCGAGGAGGCCGGGCGTCGCGTGGCGGCGACCGTCGCAGGGCTCGCGGAGGAGTGCGGTTCGACCGCCGAGCTTTTGCGTGCCCATGCGCGGATGCTGGCGGGATGGATGCAGGGCTCCGGTTTCCGCAACGGCTGCCCGATCACGACCGTGCTCCTCGAGCTGGCGCCGCGCGAGCGCGCGGTCGCGGAGGCCGGCCGCAAGGCCTATGCGGCACGCATCGCACTGCTGCGCGACAGGCTGATTGCGGATGGGTTCGCAAGGCCGCGGGCGGAATCGCTCGCCGTGCTTTGCACGTCGGCGCTCCAGGGCGCGTTGATCCAGGCCCGCGTCGAGCGCAGCGGCCGGCCGATCGAGGTCACCGCGGCAGAACTGGCACGGCTGATCGAGACCGAGACAGGGCGCTAGACGCCGAGCCCACGGGCCACAAGCGTGATCACGATCGTCAGGACCGCGCCCCAGACCAGGCTCAGCGTCATGATCAGG is a genomic window of Bradyrhizobium sp. CB1717 containing:
- a CDS encoding TetR/AcrR family transcriptional regulator; the protein is MPAVPKHRQPIINAAVTLFRRQGYSRTGLNDIVDVSGAPKGSLYHYFPDGKSSIAVAAVEEAGRRVAATVAGLAEECGSTAELLRAHARMLAGWMQGSGFRNGCPITTVLLELAPRERAVAEAGRKAYAARIALLRDRLIADGFARPRAESLAVLCTSALQGALIQARVERSGRPIEVTAAELARLIETETGR